The Lujinxingia sediminis genome contains a region encoding:
- a CDS encoding GNAT family N-acetyltransferase, producing MDDMPSGSRRNPRQLRSQASITIREMELEDLAAVFALGERIFTADRWPNLYRTWDEFELIQIFGTDTETCLVAESNDQVVGFALGTLIEKRRSAWTYGYLLWLGVEPDLSRSGVGKRLVNRLTELFIAQGARIMLADTESDNLPAVNFFRRQGFSNETEHVYLAKNLTQHPEYVRRRRALSHSTSDPTPTDAAPAHLPPGGINTGEDPTAGRPHEHDD from the coding sequence ATGGACGACATGCCCTCGGGCAGTCGACGCAACCCTCGTCAGCTTCGCTCCCAGGCCTCGATCACGATCCGCGAGATGGAGCTCGAAGATCTGGCCGCGGTCTTTGCCCTGGGTGAGCGCATTTTCACCGCAGATCGCTGGCCCAACCTCTACCGCACCTGGGATGAGTTTGAGCTGATTCAGATCTTTGGCACCGACACCGAGACCTGCCTGGTGGCCGAAAGCAACGATCAGGTCGTGGGCTTTGCCCTGGGTACGCTCATCGAGAAACGACGCAGCGCCTGGACCTATGGTTACCTGCTCTGGCTCGGTGTGGAGCCCGATCTTTCGCGGAGTGGCGTGGGGAAACGCCTGGTCAACCGCCTCACCGAACTCTTCATCGCGCAGGGCGCACGCATCATGCTCGCCGACACCGAGTCGGACAACCTCCCGGCGGTAAACTTCTTTCGGCGCCAGGGGTTTAGCAATGAGACCGAGCACGTCTACCTGGCCAAAAACCTCACCCAGCATCCCGAGTACGTGCGTCGACGCCGCGCGCTGTCTCACTCCACCTCCGATCCGACGCCCACCGACGCCGCTCCGGCTCACCTCCCCCCGGGTGGCATAAACACTGGCGAAGATCCGACCGCAGGCCGACCTCATGAGCATGATGACTGA
- a CDS encoding M20 family metallopeptidase — protein sequence MSMMTELDELLAHLNQDRCERLLIDLVDIYSPSYAESAVVAHVCKALQDAALPYRLQPVVASPGAPGRANILVELGPQPAELMLVGHLDTVPYFSDEHDAPGSTLDGGVLHGLGSADMKSGCAAMIEATVALVDAGARLRRGLVLALVVGEEEYGDGAAKLLENAHAPLAIIGEPTGLRPSLEHYGYMELRLIAEGRRAHAARPDVGASAIHAMLSTILAIIEQVSDASPATRVSINPREVHGGNSLFVIADRCEAALDVHLAAGVDPTALREALARTLEASNADHPLCLVSSEELFFAPAYRLDLDDARMQTSRRAFLALQQAFTPRPFPSHSDGNRFFEAGIAPLILGPGDLGVAHTRDEHVHLSEVHRAAELYLSLIFHHCMTDD from the coding sequence ATGAGCATGATGACTGAGCTCGACGAACTTCTCGCCCACCTCAACCAGGATCGCTGCGAGCGCCTGCTCATCGACCTGGTCGACATCTACAGCCCATCCTATGCCGAGAGCGCGGTGGTTGCCCACGTCTGCAAGGCGCTTCAAGACGCCGCACTCCCCTACCGTCTGCAGCCGGTGGTCGCGTCGCCCGGCGCGCCGGGGCGAGCTAATATTCTGGTTGAACTCGGGCCTCAACCGGCGGAGTTGATGCTGGTCGGTCACCTCGACACCGTCCCCTACTTCAGCGACGAACACGACGCGCCGGGAAGCACCCTCGACGGGGGCGTCCTCCACGGGCTGGGAAGCGCCGACATGAAGTCAGGGTGCGCGGCGATGATCGAGGCCACCGTCGCGCTGGTGGACGCCGGCGCGCGCCTTCGGCGCGGCCTCGTGCTCGCCCTTGTCGTCGGCGAGGAGGAGTACGGCGATGGTGCCGCAAAACTCCTGGAAAACGCGCACGCACCGCTCGCGATCATCGGCGAACCCACCGGGCTGCGTCCCTCTCTGGAGCACTACGGCTACATGGAGCTTCGACTGATCGCCGAGGGACGTCGCGCCCACGCCGCCCGCCCCGACGTGGGGGCCAGCGCTATCCACGCGATGTTGAGCACGATTCTGGCGATCATCGAGCAGGTCAGCGACGCCTCGCCAGCCACACGCGTCAGCATCAACCCCCGAGAGGTTCACGGGGGCAATTCGCTCTTCGTCATCGCCGACCGCTGCGAGGCTGCGCTCGATGTGCATCTGGCCGCCGGCGTCGACCCCACCGCGCTCCGAGAGGCCCTGGCACGCACCCTTGAAGCATCCAACGCCGACCATCCTCTCTGCCTCGTGAGCTCCGAGGAGCTTTTCTTCGCTCCAGCCTACCGCCTCGACCTCGATGATGCGCGTATGCAGACCTCCCGCCGCGCCTTTCTGGCGCTACAGCAGGCTTTTACGCCGCGCCCCTTCCCCTCACACTCCGATGGAAACCGCTTCTTCGAGGCAGGCATCGCCCCGCTTATCCTCGGGCCCGGCGATCTTGGTGTAGCCCACACCCGCGACGAGCACGTGCACTTAAGCGAAGTCCATCGCGCCGCCGAGCTCTACCTCAGCCTGATCTTTCATCACTGCATGACCGATGATTGA
- the otsB gene encoding trehalose-phosphatase, with product MKTLDDVVDAAAEALAGGRRLLVMLDYDGTLAPIAPRPELAIPAPGATRAIDALVQAGGQVVIVSGRGAADVHARLGVDSVDVVGSHGLELWWASGARELVEGAEEARETIAKVEAAWRTLASARPGAVVEQKPFGVALHYRLVERGGEALATRASEIALAQADVRIKSGKCVVEAVPALRWDKGSAARLVLRRAEASAEAGVHAIYVGDDLTDEDAFVALRDRASTVLVAPDDRASEASARVADPAQVVRLIWELAALCDRDQGRLAGLP from the coding sequence ATGAAGACGCTGGATGATGTGGTGGACGCCGCCGCTGAGGCGCTGGCCGGGGGCCGGCGTTTGCTGGTGATGCTCGATTATGACGGGACACTGGCACCCATTGCACCCAGGCCGGAGCTCGCCATCCCCGCGCCCGGCGCCACCCGGGCGATCGACGCGCTGGTTCAGGCTGGCGGGCAGGTTGTGATCGTCAGCGGGCGCGGTGCCGCCGATGTTCATGCGAGGCTTGGCGTAGATAGCGTCGATGTTGTGGGAAGCCACGGTCTGGAGCTCTGGTGGGCAAGCGGAGCGCGTGAGCTGGTGGAAGGGGCCGAAGAGGCGCGGGAAACCATCGCGAAGGTCGAGGCCGCCTGGAGGACCCTGGCGAGTGCCCGGCCCGGCGCGGTGGTGGAGCAGAAGCCTTTTGGCGTGGCGTTGCACTACCGCCTGGTTGAGCGGGGAGGGGAGGCGCTGGCGACGCGCGCTTCCGAGATTGCGTTGGCGCAAGCTGACGTGCGTATCAAGTCGGGCAAATGCGTGGTGGAGGCGGTTCCGGCTCTACGGTGGGATAAGGGGAGCGCGGCCAGGCTGGTGCTTCGTCGCGCTGAAGCGAGTGCCGAAGCCGGCGTGCACGCGATCTATGTGGGCGACGATCTTACTGACGAAGACGCGTTTGTGGCGCTGCGCGATAGGGCGAGCACGGTGCTGGTCGCCCCGGACGATCGCGCGAGCGAAGCGAGCGCGCGGGTCGCTGATCCCGCACAGGTCGTGCGCCTGATCTGGGAGCTTGCAGCGTTGTGTGATCGCGACCAGGGGAGGCTGGCAGGTCTGCCCTGA
- a CDS encoding NAD(P)/FAD-dependent oxidoreductase, whose translation MPQATTSERDDVPIPPAETQKRRPCVVIVGGGFGGLNAARSLRRAPVDVFLIDRHNHHLFQPLLYQVATAGLSADDIASPIREVVRHQQNVQVMLGEVTSIDRQAQMVRYEGGEVHYDFLVVAAGMQTNYFGNPQWEAQAPGLKTLRDALTCRRHILEVFEQAEREGEGSEGRGLLTFVVVGAGATGVETAGAIREIAYQVMVKDFRRIDPSRARVVLLDAGSRVLSSYDEELSDRARRDLEKMGVEVRLNAMVEAIDEEGVTVNGERIAARTVVWAAGVKGSPLAQTLNVELDRMGRVTVNPDLRMPQDDRVFVIGDLAHFESEDGQVLPGLAPVAVQQGKHVADNIKRAMEGRAMEPFSYWDRGKMATIGRAKAIAEIGNWKFGGLMAWLAWLFVHLLFLIGFRNRAFVLMGWIFAYVGMRRSARLIVDPPRERAGALNFWQGFGVDEVRAE comes from the coding sequence ATGCCACAAGCAACGACTTCCGAACGCGATGATGTTCCGATCCCACCTGCCGAGACCCAAAAACGCCGGCCCTGCGTGGTGATTGTGGGAGGTGGGTTCGGCGGACTCAACGCGGCTCGCTCGCTGAGGCGCGCGCCGGTGGACGTGTTTTTAATCGACCGCCACAACCACCATCTCTTTCAACCGCTGCTCTATCAGGTGGCCACTGCCGGGCTCTCCGCCGACGATATCGCATCACCCATCCGAGAGGTCGTGCGGCACCAGCAGAATGTGCAGGTAATGCTCGGTGAGGTGACCTCGATCGACCGGCAGGCGCAGATGGTGCGCTATGAGGGCGGGGAGGTGCACTACGACTTCCTGGTGGTCGCCGCCGGGATGCAGACCAACTATTTTGGCAACCCGCAGTGGGAAGCGCAGGCACCCGGGCTCAAAACGCTTCGCGATGCGCTGACCTGCCGCCGTCATATTTTGGAAGTGTTTGAGCAGGCCGAGCGCGAAGGGGAAGGCTCGGAGGGGCGCGGACTTCTGACCTTTGTGGTGGTCGGTGCCGGGGCGACCGGCGTCGAGACGGCCGGGGCGATCCGGGAGATCGCCTACCAGGTGATGGTCAAAGACTTTCGGCGCATTGACCCGAGCCGCGCACGGGTAGTGCTGCTTGATGCCGGGTCGCGGGTGCTTTCGAGTTACGATGAGGAACTCTCCGACCGGGCCCGCCGCGACCTTGAGAAGATGGGGGTGGAGGTGCGCCTCAACGCCATGGTGGAGGCCATTGACGAGGAAGGCGTCACCGTCAACGGGGAGCGGATTGCGGCCCGAACGGTCGTATGGGCCGCCGGCGTGAAGGGGAGCCCGTTGGCGCAAACGCTCAACGTGGAACTCGACCGCATGGGGCGCGTCACCGTCAACCCGGACCTGCGCATGCCCCAGGATGATCGGGTCTTTGTGATCGGTGACCTCGCCCATTTTGAGAGTGAGGATGGCCAGGTGTTGCCGGGACTGGCTCCGGTGGCCGTGCAGCAGGGGAAACACGTCGCCGACAACATCAAACGCGCCATGGAGGGCCGAGCGATGGAGCCCTTCTCCTACTGGGATCGGGGCAAGATGGCGACCATCGGGCGAGCCAAAGCGATTGCGGAGATCGGCAACTGGAAGTTTGGTGGGCTCATGGCCTGGCTTGCCTGGCTTTTTGTGCACTTGCTCTTTCTTATCGGCTTCCGAAACCGCGCCTTCGTGCTGATGGGGTGGATTTTTGCCTATGTGGGCATGCGTCGAAGCGCGCGCCTGATTGTCGATCCGCCCCGAGAGCGCGCCGGGGCGTTGAACTTCTGGCAGGGCTTCGGCGTCGACGAGGTGCGCGCGGAGTGA
- a CDS encoding DUF938 domain-containing protein, which yields MNDARQHSPACERNREPLLKELREHLADARHVWEIGSGTGQHAVFFSRHLPHLIWQPSDRPEYHASIEAWRSEAALPNLASVLTFDLFDATPPLETTDAIVACNVIHIAPFEATACLFAHARTSLSPGGKVILYGPFMHEDHDLEPSNQRFDQMLRQRDPRSGIRRLQDVDAEARACGFERALTRRMPANNDLLIFERPF from the coding sequence GTGAACGACGCGCGTCAACACTCGCCGGCCTGCGAACGCAACCGCGAGCCTCTTCTTAAGGAGCTTCGCGAACATCTCGCCGACGCACGTCATGTCTGGGAGATTGGGAGCGGCACGGGTCAGCACGCCGTCTTTTTCTCCCGGCATCTTCCTCACCTGATCTGGCAGCCTTCCGACCGCCCCGAGTACCACGCCAGCATCGAGGCCTGGCGCTCTGAGGCCGCGCTACCGAACCTTGCGTCCGTCCTGACCTTTGATCTCTTTGATGCGACGCCACCGCTCGAAACAACCGACGCCATCGTGGCCTGCAACGTCATCCACATCGCCCCCTTCGAAGCCACCGCTTGCCTCTTCGCGCATGCCCGGACCTCATTATCACCGGGCGGAAAGGTCATCCTCTACGGCCCCTTCATGCATGAAGATCACGACCTGGAGCCGAGCAATCAGCGTTTCGACCAGATGTTGCGCCAGCGCGACCCCCGCAGTGGTATTCGACGCCTGCAAGACGTCGACGCGGAAGCGCGAGCCTGCGGCTTTGAGCGGGCGCTCACGCGCCGGATGCCCGCGAACAACGATCTTCTGATCTTTGAGCGCCCCTTCTAG
- a CDS encoding tetratricopeptide repeat protein — protein MMWVVLGWLGVTGCATSASVAVPQTMETARASEADSPHEGEAAEESLCDVSAACSGLDRYLWDGTPIPEELTEAIAVLEEGCERGEGSGCAALASMRVLGRGVERDLEEARSLYERGCELEASTSCLGAGWMQFHAQGGELQAAQAVRTWERGCDLGDASSCRQLGGLYHFGRVVEPSPEVAVTYFTRACAGGDVQGCGDLQEHYGLRLGATAEEEDDSARVLVFLRAGCDGDVALSCVLAGAFAEEGRGRGKDPQRAAALYRRGCEAGEYYGCTLLGMLYERGVGVSESSRRAGELYVQACEANNTVGCASLGVLQLQGRGIVGGPILARQTFERACKMGSARGCYNLGVALRDGRGGEVDEAEAVVRFWIGCERGSGQSCDALALMVEAGRGTEKDVALAEALHQRACEAGWPKGCYNVAVSFELAGEERAGSPEALEAYRKGCEGGFGRSCWHLGHRLFQRAAGAEEVIEALEAFERACRLEPGRACSRAAAILMEDARVPRSPQRARRAMAAGCEADDGESCLRLGHLYEAGEVVREDRERAMVLYAKACGLGQEHACSRRGAMLLRVPARAEDGRRLLERGCEQGDDWACERLQR, from the coding sequence ATGATGTGGGTTGTGCTCGGTTGGCTGGGCGTGACCGGTTGTGCGACGAGCGCATCGGTGGCGGTGCCGCAGACCATGGAGACTGCTCGGGCATCCGAGGCCGACTCGCCACATGAGGGGGAGGCGGCTGAGGAGAGTCTCTGTGATGTGTCTGCGGCCTGCTCCGGGCTGGACCGCTACCTCTGGGATGGCACCCCGATCCCCGAAGAGCTCACCGAGGCCATCGCGGTGTTGGAGGAAGGCTGTGAGCGCGGGGAGGGCTCCGGGTGTGCGGCGCTGGCGTCGATGCGGGTGCTCGGTCGCGGGGTAGAGCGCGATCTCGAAGAGGCCCGGTCGCTCTATGAGCGGGGCTGCGAGTTGGAGGCCAGCACCTCCTGTCTGGGCGCAGGTTGGATGCAGTTTCACGCTCAGGGCGGCGAGTTGCAGGCCGCGCAGGCGGTGCGCACCTGGGAGCGGGGCTGCGACCTGGGAGACGCTTCCAGCTGTCGCCAACTCGGCGGCCTCTACCATTTCGGTCGAGTGGTGGAGCCTTCGCCGGAGGTCGCGGTGACCTATTTTACCCGGGCCTGTGCCGGGGGAGATGTGCAGGGATGTGGCGATCTTCAGGAGCATTATGGCTTGAGGCTTGGGGCCACTGCCGAGGAGGAGGATGACTCGGCACGGGTGCTGGTGTTTTTGCGGGCAGGTTGTGATGGCGACGTCGCGCTCTCCTGCGTGCTTGCGGGCGCCTTTGCCGAGGAGGGGCGAGGGCGAGGCAAAGATCCGCAGCGGGCAGCCGCGCTCTATCGCCGCGGCTGTGAGGCTGGCGAGTATTACGGCTGCACGCTTCTGGGGATGCTCTATGAGCGGGGCGTCGGGGTCAGCGAGAGTTCTCGCCGTGCCGGCGAACTCTATGTGCAGGCCTGTGAGGCGAATAATACGGTGGGGTGCGCCAGCCTGGGAGTCTTGCAACTCCAGGGGCGCGGCATTGTGGGGGGGCCGATACTGGCGAGGCAGACCTTTGAGCGGGCGTGCAAGATGGGCAGCGCGCGGGGGTGCTACAATCTGGGTGTTGCGCTGAGGGACGGGCGAGGGGGGGAGGTCGATGAGGCCGAGGCGGTTGTGCGTTTCTGGATTGGTTGCGAGCGAGGAAGCGGTCAGTCATGCGATGCTCTGGCGCTGATGGTGGAGGCCGGGCGCGGCACGGAGAAGGATGTGGCGCTGGCCGAGGCGCTGCATCAGCGCGCCTGCGAGGCTGGCTGGCCAAAGGGCTGCTACAACGTTGCGGTGAGTTTTGAGCTCGCCGGCGAGGAGCGCGCCGGAAGCCCCGAGGCCCTTGAGGCGTACCGCAAAGGGTGTGAGGGAGGATTCGGTCGGTCGTGCTGGCATCTGGGGCACCGCCTCTTTCAACGTGCCGCCGGTGCCGAGGAGGTGATCGAAGCGCTGGAGGCCTTTGAGCGGGCCTGCAGGCTGGAGCCAGGGCGCGCGTGCAGCCGGGCGGCGGCGATCCTGATGGAAGACGCGCGGGTGCCCCGGAGCCCGCAGCGCGCCCGTCGGGCGATGGCCGCCGGCTGTGAGGCCGATGATGGCGAGAGTTGCCTGCGCCTGGGGCATCTCTACGAGGCTGGCGAGGTGGTGAGGGAGGACCGCGAGCGCGCGATGGTCCTCTACGCCAAAGCCTGCGGGCTGGGGCAGGAGCATGCCTGCAGCCGCCGGGGCGCGATGCTCTTACGCGTGCCCGCGCGCGCTGAGGACGGACGCCGGCTGCTGGAGCGGGGCTGCGAACAGGGCGATGACTGGGCCTGCGAGCGTCTTCAACGCTAG